The Nyctibius grandis isolate bNycGra1 chromosome 9, bNycGra1.pri, whole genome shotgun sequence genome segment CTAGAAAAATTCTAGCCTACTATTCCTTTATGATCTATGTTCTTATGAAAACAATATAATTGGCAATTCTCAAAGTTCATGGTATTTTGAAAGGGAACGAAAATATGAGAACAGtcttttaaatgctgaaaatgACAACTTTAATTATGAAGttatatttcttcatattttagcttttctttctttccaactCAAAATACACTAGATTTACACCAGCAGTGTATTAATAGCTTTGGTAAATACAAACATTATAGGCAGCTTTAACATAAAATCAGCAATAAGCTTTGAAATCTCTGTGTTCTCTATTCTTGTCATAGCAATGCTGCCATTCAAATAGACTTTAATACAACATATTAGATACTTTCCATCATACAGtttgaaacaacagaaaaatggtGTGAAGACACAAGGTTACTCTGAAAGATCAGCCATTATAAagatttctgctttaatttagTGTGTTTGTTTCTGACATGGGTGGGAATACAATTTTTTGCAGGAAGGATAAATATAGTCAGTGAAATTATTGTCCTGTTGAATTCAGTGGGGTTTTATCCCACCACACAGGCAACAGTCATGTAGAATAAGAATCTGTTATTTCCGGTCACTGACAATATTACCTTCTTGAACTAGACAAGGACCTCTACTACTACAAACATTCTATTTCTTTGTAATATGGTTGAAATTTTTACTCACcatatatgtttttctttgatatcATTAGCTTCCCTTATTAACTACCTGAATTTCCAGACATCAGATGTGTGTTCATTGCTTGTTCAGGGGTTCTTTAGCTTTCTGTTTTATATGAACAGCTGCTGTGAAGCTTCTACATTTTCTAAACACACAAAGCTTTCTTATGTGAAGAACTGAGATTTTTAGAAAATGCTATAAACAGCTCTTAATAAGTTTAACATGAGTAGTCATTTGGCATGTATTTACCAGCATTTTTTGGTTGGATTGCACATGCAAGGAATTCAAATACCTCATACAATTCAAATACATTTGTTGTCAGCAGTTACCTTCAGCAAATACACTTTGATTTCTCCAAATGGCAGTATCTATTTTGTTCTATGAAAAACTGCTCTCCGTCTCTATTGGCATCTAATTACCTTCTCACCCTCTGTATCTTTTTACTGATTTACGTCTTGTCTCAGCATTTCTTGTATTCTGTGAGGAATCCTCGCAAGCTGTATCTAATGGTGCGACCCTACTTATCCTGCAGCTATAAATGTTTCAGCACCTTGTCTGCATTCCTTGCTGAAAGGGAAcagtcttttattttcctgtactgGCGTTTCCCCAATGATCCTGAGATTtgatttaagagaaaaatcagtgttgaTGTTCTGAGGGATCCTATGGTACTATTTTCAATAGTCCCTCAAAGTAATTTGGTcctgtttttctaaaaagaaaaaaaatatacatagtCATCTTGACTAGTGGCTGAATAAATGCTCCTTGGGACTGCATTAATGTGCAATGGCACATTGGACCTCAGGAAAACCTGGAATGATAGAGACCAAGCCTCAGAATTAAATGTATACCAGGTCCAAGTAATGGGTGGCCAGATACGTGTTTGGGACTGTCTGCTTTTGGACAGAATTACTCTTCTGAGCTGTAATGATGCTACAGGGGCTGACACTGGCAAGCAGTCATTTTTGTGCAGGGGAGAACTGTACAAGTATCCTCcaaaaattagaagaaattgAGTTCCAGATGTTAAGGCAGAATGGTAGAATATTGAATCTGTGAAGCCTGGTTTCAAATCTTGACAAGAAGAGGTGGTTTAAAATGGGATTATTTTCGTTTTGCAAACAATGATGTTTTTCAGAGAGAGAATTTGAAAGCTCTGTGAACCACTCTTAAAGCTCACCAATGTAATCAGAAATATTATATTTAACTGTTGTCATTTCCATATATCCTTAAAAATGTCTTATGTTCCTACAAGATCATATTTATCCTCTCTTCCAACTCCAGAAAATATTGGCCATTTTGATGCACAGCTTCCCTCTACATCATTGAAAAATACTTACGCTTCTAAACAGGGGCCAGTGACTTTCTGTGCAAAGTGGGATTCAACAAGCTTTCACAGGGCATTAAGGCATCAGGACAAAACTGAGTTGCTTGAGGGATTGTCATTCTGCTCCCTTGTTTAGCGAAAACTAGAGGTTTATATCACTAACTAACTAGAGAGCTTGCAGTACCATTTTTAGacttgttttctgtgaaaacgTAGCATATGTGATCACTCTGTAAATTAGTCTCAGGTCAGGCTGGTCAGGTTTGATAAAATTCGACACAGGATTGGAAGTCTAAAGCTAAAACCTTTGTGAAAATTGGCTCTTGGCTGGCAGAGAGGGACAGAGTATCttcactgataaaaataaataaatacataagtaAATGGCCAATCCTTTGCCATCGGGAAGGCAGTGGGGACCCAGCTGGGAGCCTGGGGGACTGCAGACAAGAATGGCAGTCATGGCTGGGGAAATGAGGCACCAGAGAGCTGCAGGACAAAAGGCCACAGCAATGGAGGGACCTGGGATAAAAGtatgtggggggaaaaagaaattgtttccttaaTTCTCCTATTTAGAAAGCaagttgtaaaaataatttaatcatCGGTGATGAAAAGCTACGGCTGCCAACCAAGACATCTCGGCGTTGTACATAATGTTTGTTTTAGCACAACATGTTCCTTGCAGAAAGATGTTTTGCTAATTAGTCCTAAAAGTTATAGGAAGTTTGTAATGCACTCTTTTACAACTAAATTGAATGACTCAAGACAGTAGAGTTATTGTACCAGTAAAAAATAGCAGAATCAGGCCGTTAGTCTGCCAGTCATCAGATGTCATGAGCTTTCTTCATTACAAAGCAAAATTTGTCCTGAAAAAAACCTAATAAACACAAAATCTCCACAAACCATCTCTTCTCTCTGTTCAGCATGCTTGAGTCATTTCTAAATACACAAAGCCCTGGAATCCAAAAGgacactgtaaaaaaataaattaactgaaACCATAGCTCTTGCCAGAGTCACTGCTTCACAGATATTGTAAGCGGCTCGTTACCAACAGGGAAGCTGTTGCTGTAAGCTTGGACTGTTTGTCAGCCAAGTATAAGACGAGGAACAAAAGGCTGGTGGTCCTCTATAGGTTCTGCTAGCACTGGAGGAAAGTTTTTGATGTACCCATGCCTTGTGTGGGAGATGCAGCAAAGCTCAAGTCACCCTGTTTACCCTGTCCTCAGAGGAAATATTTACGTTTTTATTGAACTGGAGGGTCAGGGGACTTCAGTTTTACAAACTCAGTCTTAGAGCTAAGATTAGTGAATTTCTCCAACACTTgtcctagaaaaataaaaccagattcCTTTTGCAAAAGTagtaaaaagattaaaatagtAATGTATCATAGAAGGAAACAGTCAAGTGCataatatcaaaatatttgaGCTCTGCTAGTGCTGGGTTTTGTGCATTTTATACTGCACTAGCCACAGAATACAATGTGGTTGTGCAATCGTATGttacaaaaaatacattaagcATTTAGTAAATTTGGCacaatttttatattctttggTTACAATGCAAATACACAGGGATTTAAGATTCAAAATCAAAGCTATCAGGATTCTAAGAATAATTCAGAGTCTatctccttcaggtactgagaAAAGACTGAGATTGTgattgaaaatacaaaaatatccaATTTCTTCGCTCGGGTcctcagaatattttcttgttcAGATCTGTCTTCTGTACAGCATTTTTGTGGCCAGTGTTGATGATGAATACTGGAGTCCAGGAGCTTTCCAAGCTTTGATGCCAAGAAGGGAGCACAAGTGATCAGCAACAGTGTCTTGAAAGCACAGTTGTAGAtggctttgtatatatgtacacacatatatagatcaaaacacaggaaaaaacatatCGAGTTGAGCAGAGCTCATCAGTGTCTTATCTGTTATCGTgtatttctcctctgttttcgGTAGTCCAAGGCACCATCGCAGCTGGGGATGAGCAGGTGCAGAGAACAATTATCCTATTTCTGGAGTTAATTGTGAGCTTCAATTAGGAAGCCAACTTACTGGGGTAAAGAAACGAGTCACCGTTGATTCTTAGGTGAGGAATAAGGTCTTTTCATGTGACCCACCGCTAttaatctatttatttatttataataaaacatTGATAGTCAGTGTAATTCTCTTATCTAGCACAATGCGAAGGACATAGAGAGGCCATACAGAGGGAGACATCAATACAAGCCAGCGAGATGCAGATGAACAAGCTTCTTTATAGTGGCAGTCTTATGGTTGCCTTTGTAAAAGATCAGTATCTGCACCAGAACTGAATTCCTCTCCCTGCAAAAATCCAAAATCCTGCTGGCAGGTGTTCAAGAGAATTTtccaatgcaaaataaataaataaatactcagGCAAAAATATCTTACATGAAAAAATCTAGCTGAGCTCCATTGTTTCAAAAGGCCTGCTCAAACCAAGATGCTTTACCTTTTAATATCTGTCTATTTGTGCATGCGTGAAGGGAACCTACCAACTAATTGGAATCATATTTGTAAGTCTACTAACTATTATATACTACATAGTAAATTCCAACATTTTGCAGTTCTCAAGCTGACGTGCAGAGCAAGTTAGAAATAAATCCTTCATTCTtatattttccatgttttccaacagttttatttctttgaaatgtctctgacttttatatataaaaaattcaaaaaatttttaaaaaatcccaatctaaatccccaaacaaacaaaacaaactcccCTGTGCCAATAAAATTGCACATTTAAGGGGAGGGGGGACATGTCTGGGCTACAAAGCTATTTTTGTTCCAGCTACATCAGCTTTATCTAGgttaatgtttgttttgtgaCCATTTGAAATTCAGTTTCAGGTAGTTCTGTATTATATCAGCATAGGATGCATCATTAACTCTAAGAGGATGTTTTCCATTGGCATCTGCTATTTTCATCAAATGTCAAGGCTTGACATTTGCTATCTTTATCTGGTTTTGGTACATCACTCATACtgagattttgtttcttcttatcTGATATTGATTTCAACTGTGACCAGCTGTGTTGCTAATAAAATCAACAGGCAAGTATCTGGCATTTAGTTCTTCACCagtagaggaaaagaaacaacacagtgacaaaaaaagtaaaggGATACTTTTCAAATAGCATGCTTGTCTGTATCCTCATATTACCCATCTCTTAGCACTTCTGTTGATGCAGCATTTCTGACTGATTCCCTTGGGGAAGTCTCCATGGAAATCCTTGCCTCTCAGatgaaatattcctttttgCTCTCATCCACTGTCTCCTGGAGAGCGGGgtcatttttcaaagcagcatcTGCGCTTTCGGCAAACTCAGTTCCTTTTGCCTCATTGGTGTGGTAGGTGCCCTTATGCCTGTACATGTACCGGACCATCACCACCAGCAGGCAAATGAGGACAAATACCACTGCAGCAATCACACCTAGAGGAAAGAGACCAGTTGAATGTGTTGTCAGTAATAAAATATGAGCAGTATCTCACAGCTGGGCATCACAACTTGAATTACTTGATAGGGAAAAGTCCATGTATCATAGGATGTTCACATGTTGCAGCGGCCAGAGTCAGAACAGAGTCTGATACTGCAAAAACCAAGATGGGATATAGATACTGCATGAATGCAGGTCAAAGTCTCACTAGCTTGCTTTCAAATAAATGGCCTGATTTGATTGAACTCATTGGAGCTAAAAGTTAATTagaaaatgaggagaaataAGAGAACATAAAGGAAAACCAATAGGTTTCTTTCATCCTTCTGGTAACATATACTCAGGGGAGTTTGCAGGCAACTTGACCCTGCCTCCATGAGTGCACTCAATTTCAGGAGTACAGGGCACTGAGTATTTCTTAGGAGACATTCAACAGATAGCAGGAGCTGTATGACTGCAGTACTGCTCCGTATTTGCAAGATGCCATTTCATGCTGTGCTCTAATTAAGAAAGTCTGATCATAATGAACGTGGAGATGACACCTGGGAGGAAGAAGGGATTCTGAGTAGATCTTTCCTGTCTCCTGGACTAAGGCTAATTACTAGCAATGTGTTGACTGGACAAAAATTTCTGTAAGTAACCCAAATGTGCACAGGACCAGTGAAAGGAAGCACTCCTAGTGAAGGAAAGTAAATTCAAGTTCCAGGGGTGGTTGTGCAGATAACACGGGGTGTCCTTGCTTCCCAGagccctttcctttttttccttttctaacgTGAAAGGTAGAAATCCATAAAAGAGAGGCACCAGTGACAAGTCCATTGTTAAAAAATTACAAGCTCTATCCCCTTCCCTTCAGAGCAAATTATTCACTTAAGAATcctgaaaatgaagcattttgaaatttattcaacttgtgtgtttttaattttttttaacagtttttggATACAACTGGGATGTGCTTATAAACTCTTTAGCTGTGATTTTATGCAAGTACATGATACTAAGTTGATTATATATTCACATGACTCCAGGAGTAAACCaaacattaaagaaatacaCAATAAAAAGCACCAGAACAGGACATTCATAGGAAAACCCCATATGTGGAATGTGAGGATGCAATAGGTACGAATTCATCAGACTCACTGTAGGAATCTACAGTTCAGTAGTCTCTATCTGAGTTACTGCCCTTGGCCTTCCTCTACTGGACATTGTGCGGGGGAGTGATTCCTCTTCTAGAACTGAATTCCTATGTTTGGTCAGATGAATCGCTCCCTGGAAATGCCTACTATTCTGCAGAGGTAATGAGGGGTATGTAGACAGTATCTCTCTTCTGTCCCCTGTGTTCAAGATACGTGGCAGGAATAGGTATCTCCAAAGCTTTAGATTTATCAGCATCAGTAAACTGAGAGGGGATACCCTATTGGCATGAAAACGGGAATGGACAGAATATTAGCAGgctaaataaaaatgataaCTCTGTCTTAAAAACTATGCCTGCAATGTTATCCCACAGATTTTACGGTGCTTGGTTCTGGAAAGTGAAGTTACTGCTAGCAGAAATGAAATTGCTTATACAAAGAACTTTAGGTTTACAATAATATCATCATTGCAGTGGGGGCTTCATCAGTTTTTAGGACCTCACTGGTATCCCTTGACACAAAAGACTTTAACAGGCTTTGGATGTAGCACAATATTAATAAGCCTAAGGGACTAAGTACAAATCAATTTACATGCTACTTGTTCATAGAAAGCTGAAATTAAAGTTACAGGAGATGGGACCTGAGGGAAATATAGCAGAACCTCACCAATTTGCACTAATGATTGGTATACCCCCTTGTGAATGACTGAAATTAGTGCGTTAGCATGGAAATGAacaaacacaataaaataaaaagacgGATTCTTTCTGTGAACATAGCTTTGCTCTTTTATTCTGACAACTGTATTTAGTTTAAATATGTGAGAGAGCTTTAATGGAACACAAGGAAATGCACCATGCtatattctgtaaaaataaagtttcagcTGGTATGAGCTAGCATGGCTTAAATCAAAGGTGCTACACCAGTTCTGTATTAAATGGTAATCTTGGCCCAGTGAATAATGAAGAACATCAGAGGTTAACTTTGCTGCTGGACTGTTAGGTACTTTGTCCTAAAATGAGGAATGGATGGGGGTGGTACTGCTCACTACATGGTTTATGCTCGTTATCTCATCTCTTATCTTGCCAATAGCCCCTCTGGGAGCAGATTTCCCACTGGCCTAATTAACTCTAATTGTGCCGTTCCTGTTGTCTTGTCAGCAAAGTAGGGGTTTTGCAAAATGCAAGAAATCAACCAACCCGCTGTTTTAATTCTAACGGTGCTGCTTAGTACAGTCTGCTACTTACCTCCAATAACAGCCACATCTGTTCCAGCTGTGGGGCTCTCGATGTCTTCTTCTATAAATAGATTAGAACATACAAAagttaattaaagaaaaaggaattgcaTCATATGTAACAGCAGTGACTGTACTGGTgctgctgtattattttaacCTCTGAAACTCAGAACTTAAACAGGACCTTTCATTAGGAAAAGACATTTATGAAACATCTCATTAGAATTAGCTGTACTGTAACAGTTTTCTGTCACTGtaacactggaaaataaacagctaACACATTATGCAAACTGTCATGCCCCTCAGGGAAGAACCTACTGTTTATTATGAGCACTTACCTATAACATCCTCCAGTGAATGATTAAATTAAGAGCGTTCAGGTACTGTGATTACTCTCAGAAAGGtagttttgaggaaaaaatgttggTGACTATTTATGTTCCCATTTATGGCTCTTCAGAGTATGGTCTGGATCTTGAATCGATGCAAATTAATCTGACTCTATTGATTTCaattagtatttatttatctgCAATATCCTGTTTTTAAtcttaacatttattttcttttaaatctacGTTTGGAATCAAGGCAAGCCTGCTATTTGTACGTTATAAAACACGGTCGTCAATTAGAGTAAGTCTGAATTCAGTGCTGATAAATCAAATTATGTTCTTTACAGCATTataacttattaaaaaaaactttgcaatttaaatgcaaaagaagaaGTACCTGACCATGTCCTTTTAAGAAGTAAGAAATTGGTTTGACAAGTTGTAAGCTACTGAAAGTGCAGTTAGAATTTGAATTATGTTTTGATCTTAATTATAGCACTTACTAAAAATATCCAAACTAACTAATGAatagccaatttttttttaaaggggagaggaaaaaaaaatcctaaaaaaacaGTGaggatttttctctccttattATCTGATATAGACCTTAAGTGAAAGTAAATTCATATACACAAGAATTTCTTCATTAGCTTCTCCATAGTAGATCAGGGTACAATTCTGATCTTGTTTTCTGCTCGTTATTTCATGCCATTGGTATCAGCCTGCTTAGTCCTGAATTATGTGGATGCCTGAGAAGGTGATGAGCTCCTGGAATTTTTCCATGCTAGATT includes the following:
- the GYPC gene encoding glycophorin-C, with amino-acid sequence MSYQNNATSPPQEDIESPTAGTDVAVIGGVIAAVVFVLICLLVVMVRYMYRHKGTYHTNEAKGTEFAESADAALKNDPALQETVDESKKEYFI